The proteins below are encoded in one region of Lactuca sativa cultivar Salinas chromosome 3, Lsat_Salinas_v11, whole genome shotgun sequence:
- the LOC111896733 gene encoding FCS-Like Zinc finger 10 isoform X1 produces MLRKRTRSHQKDQQNMGQTHHLIPDSYSNESCYTNSDAFLKQKHKTNSFFTVPGLFVGLNPKNSESDSVRSPTSPLDFKVFSKPNFGNFPIRASPKPNETTQKSWNCNKVGLSIIESLEDETKPSSGKILRSSASKSILFAPQMRIFNNPSLKTDPFDSLSNSLPKNYAIFPSTHIKTSNSKLISEESSSKFWSHSLDSSNLGSNLTTHPPNSNTRLSNTQNPGKDLVGSLSASEIELSEDYTCVRKHGPNPKTTHIFGDCILERHEDEFIPKSSEESDSKPSQVMTSYLSDDFLSFCYSCKKKLEGEDIYMYRGEKAFCSWNCRSEEILIEEEMEKKNNGEASSSLQSEIMQKEDNCEEIFETSMFIAA; encoded by the exons ATGCTGAGGAAGAGAACCAGATCACACCAGAAAGATCAACAAAACATGGGTCAGACACATCATCTGATTCCCGATTCTTATTCTAACGAGTCTTGCTATACAAATTCCGATGCTTTCTTGAAACAAAAACACAAAACCAATTCCTTTTTCACTGTTCCCGGTTTATTCGTAGgactaaaccctaaaaactcAGAATCTGATTCAGTTAGAAGCCCCACTTCCCCTTTGGATTTCAAAGtattttcaaaaccaaattttGGGAATTTTCCAATCAGGGCATCCCCAAAACCAAATGAAACAACTCAGAAGAGTTGGAATTGTAACAAAGTAGGTTTAAGCATTATAGAATCTCTTGAAGATGAGACAAAACCCTCATCTGGGAAAATACTCCGATCATCAGCCAGTAAGAGCATTCTTTTTGCACCTCAAATGAGAATCTTCAACAACCCGAGTTTGAAAACCGACCCGTTTGACTCGTTATCCAACTCACTCCCTAAAAATTATGCCATTTTCCCTTCCACCCACATCAAAACCTCAAATTCTAAACTGATTTCAGAAGAATCATCTTCCAAGTTTTGGTCACATTCTTTGGATTCTTCCAATCTCGGGTCGAATTTAACGACCCACCCGCCCAACTCAAATACCCGTTTGTCAAACACACAAAACCCCGGAAAAGATTTAGTGGGATCACTTTCAGCAAGTGAGATTGAGCTCTCAGAGGATTATACATGTGTTAGAAAACATGGACCTAACCCTAAAACAACTCATATTTTTGGTGACTGTATTTTAGAACGTCACGAAGACGAATTTATCCCTAAATCTTCTGAAGAATCTGATTCTAAACCTTCTCAAGTCATGACTTCTTATCTCTCTGATGATTTCTTGAGCTTTTGTTACTCTTGCAAGAAGAAGTTGGAAGGGGAAGATATCTACATGTACAG AGGTGAGAAAGCATTTTGCAGTTGGAATTGCAGATCAGAGGAGATTTTGATTGAggaagagatggagaagaagaacaATGGTGAAGCGAGTTCATCTTTGCAAAGTGAGATTATGCAGAAAGAGGACAATTGTGAGGAAATTTTCGAGACCTCCATGTTCATTGctgcataa
- the LOC111896733 gene encoding FCS-Like Zinc finger 10 isoform X2 — translation MLRKRTRSHQKDQQNMGQTHHLIPDSYSNESCYTNSDAFLKQKHKTNSFFTVPGLFVGLNPKNSESDSVRSPTSPLDFKVFSKPNFGNFPIRASPKPNETTQKSWNCNKVGLSIIESLEDETKPSSGKILRSSASKSILFAPQMRIFNNPSLKTDPFDSLSNSLPKNYAIFPSTHIKTSNSKLISEESSSKFWSHSLDSSNLGSNLTTHPPNSNTRLSNTQNPGKDLVGSLSASEIELSEDYTCVRKHGPNPKTTHIFGDCILERHEDEFIPKSSEESDSKPSQVMTSYLSDDFLSFCYSCKKKLEGEDIYIGEKAFCSWNCRSEEILIEEEMEKKNNGEASSSLQSEIMQKEDNCEEIFETSMFIAA, via the exons ATGCTGAGGAAGAGAACCAGATCACACCAGAAAGATCAACAAAACATGGGTCAGACACATCATCTGATTCCCGATTCTTATTCTAACGAGTCTTGCTATACAAATTCCGATGCTTTCTTGAAACAAAAACACAAAACCAATTCCTTTTTCACTGTTCCCGGTTTATTCGTAGgactaaaccctaaaaactcAGAATCTGATTCAGTTAGAAGCCCCACTTCCCCTTTGGATTTCAAAGtattttcaaaaccaaattttGGGAATTTTCCAATCAGGGCATCCCCAAAACCAAATGAAACAACTCAGAAGAGTTGGAATTGTAACAAAGTAGGTTTAAGCATTATAGAATCTCTTGAAGATGAGACAAAACCCTCATCTGGGAAAATACTCCGATCATCAGCCAGTAAGAGCATTCTTTTTGCACCTCAAATGAGAATCTTCAACAACCCGAGTTTGAAAACCGACCCGTTTGACTCGTTATCCAACTCACTCCCTAAAAATTATGCCATTTTCCCTTCCACCCACATCAAAACCTCAAATTCTAAACTGATTTCAGAAGAATCATCTTCCAAGTTTTGGTCACATTCTTTGGATTCTTCCAATCTCGGGTCGAATTTAACGACCCACCCGCCCAACTCAAATACCCGTTTGTCAAACACACAAAACCCCGGAAAAGATTTAGTGGGATCACTTTCAGCAAGTGAGATTGAGCTCTCAGAGGATTATACATGTGTTAGAAAACATGGACCTAACCCTAAAACAACTCATATTTTTGGTGACTGTATTTTAGAACGTCACGAAGACGAATTTATCCCTAAATCTTCTGAAGAATCTGATTCTAAACCTTCTCAAGTCATGACTTCTTATCTCTCTGATGATTTCTTGAGCTTTTGTTACTCTTGCAAGAAGAAGTTGGAAGGGGAAGATATCTACAT AGGTGAGAAAGCATTTTGCAGTTGGAATTGCAGATCAGAGGAGATTTTGATTGAggaagagatggagaagaagaacaATGGTGAAGCGAGTTCATCTTTGCAAAGTGAGATTATGCAGAAAGAGGACAATTGTGAGGAAATTTTCGAGACCTCCATGTTCATTGctgcataa